tggaaactaacacagcattgtaagtcagctctactccaataaaattcaaatattccGTGTTTAGAACAATAATTTTCCCTAATTCCATTCAAACTTTTTTTACATAAGTTTTGAATTGTTTGTCTGGTAaactctttattgatatttttattatttattttttttctcttgctctttcagttAAGACTAattcttctgccttttcattttgcttaacttgTCTGTCTATGTAAGATTAGGTCAAACAGTTACCTTTTATGATCTTGAACAAAAGGATGAACTCCAACACAAGACTTTCCCAGTACCGATTGCATGCCTTTGTTGGAAGAGCTGGATTGAATATGGATGCCAGGGCCATATTTCCTCAGAGTGTGCTGGCAGCTGTCCCCTAGATAGAGGCTGAGGCTGGAGATGGTTGTTCTGATTCTAGTGCTGTGTATGAGGTGGACTTTCCTCTGCTCTTTGGCTCTCACCACTCTGTCAGTGGTGAACTCTAATTACAAGTTGttggagcagaagccctgaggaTTGGGCTTGAGCTGGCTGTGCTACctttgtttatgtgttttttgcTCTCCCTGCACTAAGTCCTTTGCTTTAAGGAAGGAGAGTGCTGAAGCCATTGCCTCCAGTGCACAGATGCAGGTTTGCCATACTACATATATAGACATCTGTAGCTCTTCTCAGACACAGCCTTGGATGCAAGTCCCCTTGGTCTCAGTCAGtcactgcctcctgcctcctccactgAGGACCCCGCTCTGTTCAGAGCCATTTTTCAGGGCTGGTGGGGGCCTGTGTGGACTCTTGGTAGTGTTGGGAGCTTAGCTGTGACAGAATAGTCACTTTCAGATATTTAGATGGCTTCTGAAATGACACATGACTAAGCACAAACAGAGCAGTGGCTATAACCATCCTACCTAAGCTCTGCCCCTGGACTGGGTTGCTTGCTGGTTCCGTGGTTGAGTATTGGCTGATCCAGATCTGGTACATCATTGTGATGTAAACTGAGCAAGTCTGGATCACTCAGTAGATATGGTTTGGGGCCCATGGCAAGCCTACTGAGGGACACTTGGCAGGTGCTAGGGAACGCCTCTTTCCATCCTGCTTTGGAGCAGGTCTCCTCTGTTTCTCAGAGTTGATGACTCTTCCCAGACCTGCTTCTCCTTCTGTGTTGTGGAAACTTCCCACAAGGCAGGGAGGGCATGTAGGATCTTCCTGCATGTATCAGGGAAGAGCTGTGATAGAGAAGCTGCTGTCAGAGCTCTGGGCAATTTCTGAGGTGCCTTTTGAATAATTGCCAGCGATGGGCAACACTGGCCCACCTGGGCTCTGCCCAGCACCAGCTTGCATTTACATCCGACAGTCAAGTGTTTTTCATGGTCCTTGTTGCCCTAGATCCAGTGCTGCAAAGTGAAGTGATGGAAGTAAGGCTGCAGTTTTCACTTGGCTCAGTCAGGGCTATGTGGCCAGCCAATCACGGAAAACCTGACAGTGAGTGGAGAAGACCTCTCAGTTCCCCATGTCAGGTGTTAGTCAGCACAAGTGTTCTGCTCATGAGCAATATCCAGGCTTCTAAAGCATTGCTTTTTGTCCCAGGGAATTTCTAGCCAGCAAAGGGTGGTTTGTATCCTCCACATAGAGCCTCGAAACCAGGATGCCCAATCAGATATTTGGCTCATTGAATCCTAAGGGTGGATGTCTACCCAGTAAATTTCCCTTTTAGTAAGAATCTCCTCCCAGGTAGAGATTCCAAACTAatcacttttatttccttcttgtccAATAAGTGGGTGTCTTCCTTAATGCCTTGGCTTTACAGGGACCATCATGCCattttccagttagttttcaagGAGAAGGTTTCcccatatagatatatatttttatgtgttcattGGGAGAGGTGAGTTCCACATCCTCTTACTCTATGGTCTTGATCTCCCTCtaggattggtattaattttctttaatatgaGAACTTCACCAGTGTAACCATCTCATCCTGGATTTGTTTCAtggttgtttttttattactgactCAGTCTATTCCTAGTAGTCATTCTGttccaaatttctatttcttcctggtccaGTTTTGGGAAGGTGTATGTTTCTGTGAATTTATCCATTTCCCCTAGATTTTCCAATTTATTGCCATATAACTCTTCACTATGTTCGCTTATGTTCCTGTGTATTTCTCTGGTGTCAGTTTCTCTCATTTCTCACTTTGAgtcctatcatttttttcttagtttatctAGTGATTTGTCAGTTTTGCGTATTCTTTATCAAAGTCAGCACATTTTCACTCATGTTGTTATGGTTTTTCTagtctttatgttcttttttatttttctctgcttccaaTGACATTGAACACTATTgcttcttctttctctatttctttgagtTGCACAGCTAGGGCATTTATTTGCTGTCTTTCTTGTACATTCATATAGGCATTTATCACAATGTACTTCGTTCTTAGTATATGCTTGTTGCAATTCATAATCATAGTTACGCTATAACTCCTTTTTTGTAACATGATGCACTCCCATTTTTAtcccaaagcatttttaaatttcctattgaTTACTTCTCTGTCACCTGGGCTATTATGTAACATGTTGTTTAATCCCCCCTTATATGtatgaattttccaattttcttacAACTGACCTCATACCATTGCAGTATGAGAcgttttccatgttttttttttttccagtgttcttTAGTATATTGGTAATTATTTTATGGACCAACATGTGATCTCTCTTGGAGAGTATTTTATGTGTACTTGAGGatgtatattctgtttcttttagatGGAATATTCTGTCTATGTTTATTAAATTCACCTTGTCTAGCCATGTGCCTTGAGAccaaaattgtccatttcttctgggttgtcaaatttgttggcatatacaATTGTTCCTAGTGTTctctgattattttatatttctacacTATCTGTTAGATTTATAGTTTctcacttcttatttttttttaatttgggtccTCACTCTCTCCTCTTGGTGCATCTTGCCAGATGTATTTCAGGTTTGTTTACCCACTCAGAGAGCCAGCTCTTgattgtaatgatttttttctgttgcttttgaatccCTACTGTTTTCATTCCCTCTCTGATCTTTAGAccctattatttccttccttctgctgaccttaggatttgcttgtatttttctttctttttttttttttggtggtagttTAAGTTATTGCTTtgagatgtttttctttgttgaggAAGGCTTACATCACTACGATCTTCCCTCTAAGAATGCCTTTTGAGGCATCCCATCTCTTTTGAAtggtgtgttttcattgtcatttgtatcaaggtatttttaatttccttcttgatttcctcattgccCCATTGatttcttagtagcatgttgtttagtctccatgctgtcaggtattttgcatttcttttcctgctgttaatttctagtttcatgtcattatGGTTAGGGAAGAAGCTTGAAATAAGTTCTGTATTCTTAGATTGGTTTAGGTTAGTTTTGTGCGCCAGGGTGTGGTCAAtccagagaatattccatgtgcacttgaaaagaatgtatattctggctttttggtcttcatttattttggatgtaatgtcctgaaaatatcacttAATTATAAttgttctgttgtgtcatttaggatctctgttgtcttattgatttcTGTCTAGaaaatctgtccattgatgtgagtgaggtgttaaaatctcctactgttattgtattccccatcaatttctacttttatgcctgttcatatttgttgtatgtattcgTGTGCTCCCATaataggggcatatatattgataagTATAATATTCTTTCTGTGGGTTAATACTTGTACCAgaaaatagtgtccttctttctctttctctatggccttctttttaaagtctgtttttttctgatatgCATATTGAGGCTCCTGAttccctgtcttttccattcacatgaaatatcttcttccatccactcactttcaatGTACATGTTTCATTACCCTAAAGTGAGTCTTTTATAGGCAGCCtattgtaggctttttttcccccctacatCCAGTCTTCCACTgtcttgtcttttgattggagcattcagtccattgaaatttaaggtaattattgatagatatgtattcatGTGTTTGAAAGCTTGTGTTCTGTTGATTCTATGTATTTcccttgttcctttctttttcttgttttggttggatgagttccttttattttgtgtgtgtgtctcatgttcttattagtttttgtgaatgtattatttggttttgacttgtggctACCCACTTTTTCACATATGTGAACCCCTTCCTGTCTCCTCTTGCTTTAGACTgagagtcatataggctcaaacacattctaaagaaagagtctagattttcttactttccttccccacattttatgattttgatatcccTTTTTACATCATGACAGTTATCCTCTTGCTGTCCCCttatttatcattgctttcagaaatagtttttttttctgttagatgtctatactggcttatttaagtgattacatTCCTGTTGTGATTTCCTTCATCCTGTGTATTCTTACTTCCTTCCcgtttagaggagacctttcagtatttcttttagaatgggtttattaTGGCTTATTCTTTTGAGTTTTGGCTTGTCAGAgaatttccttatttctcctATGTTAAATGCTAATGTTACTGGGTAGAATAGTCTAGCCTGAaaacttttcccttttagaaatttgaaCATATCACTTCTCAGGCTTTTGGCTGAGATCAAGtgtagaaatttgaatatatcatgccactctcttctggctggcctgtaacttttctgtaaagaaataGGCTCATAGCCTTATGGGTGGGTGTTCCCTTAGAACCAACTCTTTGTTATTTCTcctactgcctttagaatcctcttttaaTCTGCTGTGGTCTTGCAGGGTTATTTGTATGTGGAATtgtccctgggtagcttgtgagggtTTAGTATTTAGTTTGTATGTTTTGgctgtgagggctgcttttggttttgttatttgcTGTCTGTTTCCTCCGTGTTTGCCGCCCATAATCCCATGGATGGTGGATGTGCACAGGTATGACCTGCATGTGCTCCAAGCAGGATGATGCAATCAGCAGTGCATATAGCCAGTGCCTGTTTGCTGGGCCTTTGGTAGTGGTGAGGACACACTGGGAGGCGggggcacaggctgctcctggctACAGGGTCCTGAGCACTGACAGTTACCCTCAGGGATCTGTGGGCTATGCCCAGACCCTTGCCAGCATCGATGGCAAGGTGTGTGGATGTCCAGGGGGCTGAGGGCAACAGGTGGCTCTTGTTTGCAAGGCTCTCCTTGGCAGTGATaatccctgaggtgactggggctgcaggcagtGCCTGTTCACACTACCATTTATGGTGGCAGGCTCTGTCCACCTCAGGGGCCACAATGGCTGTAGTAGTATGCATTCGTTGACCATGGCCTCACAAGAGGCACCAAGATGCCTGAGAGCTTGTCCCGGGGCAGACAATGATGTTCCTATGGTGGACTGCCATAATGCTATGCATATATCAATACTGAATATTGTAGTTCAGTCCTGGTTATTAATATTCGTAATAGCAAGGAAGGCAAGTAAtaataggagaggaaaaaagcctttttaattaataaattcagaGATCACACTGTCATATATGATGGAAAACTGGTCAAAGTACATGAACCTGTACAATCATAGGGTGTTCAAAATGAATAACATCAATTTCAACTACAGGTTGATAAATGGCCACATATTGAGAAATCTTTGAGAGAACCTGAGAGAAAGTTGTCTAATATTCAAGATGAGCATGTTCCTTATTAGGAATATATAGTCTCcataaattcatatataaacTTAATCTCTTGAATGAATTCAAAACTGAGAATCAAATTGAAACCTATAGTTTTTTTGGCACATGGCGTTGCTCACGAAGGGACTGGTAAATGGGAACTCAGAATATGGGCGTTTTCAAATGATTATGCCTTGGGATTTTAGAAATTTGCCACCAATATAAAACTGAGGCTACCTTTCTGTAACTGATTTCTATTCCTAGTCTTTGTTGGATTGGTTGAAAATTATAACTCATTATAATCTGAAACAAATAGTTGTTATTGTACACAATTACACCCTGGCAAAATTTTAGTTCGCTCCTGGATGGAATGTATAAGATTAGATtttggcatatattttaaaacaatctctCATTTCTGAATGTGTTTGTCTCATACACCTAtcatgttttaataatttttaatatagaatGTAGTTATTTTACACCTTCTCAGTATTCCttgactttgaaaaataattaatcaaATTAAATAGTATTGAACACAGGAAATGATATTTTTCAGGATATTATGACATCTTCCTAATTTGCTTCATGACTTTTAATACTTCTTTGTTTCTTAGACTATAGATAAAAGGGTTTAATAAAGGAATCACTATagtataaaaaacagaaacaggtatatctttattttcttctttaactgaGTTTGGTCGAATGTACATGAACAGAAGACATCCATAGAAtattgagacagagagaaagtgggatgcaCATGTAGATAAGGCCTTCCCTCTACCCTTGTTGGATTTCatgttgaaaattataaaaaggatgCAAAGGTAAGACATTATTACTATGGTAATAGTGAAGGTTTGAATTGACCCAGACAAGATAAACATCATCAATTCATTGATATAAGGGTCAACACAGGAGAGTCGGATTAAAGGAACTATATCACAAAAAAAATGATGGATTTGATGACGCCCACAGAAAGTTAATCTAAACAGAAGCCCGACATGAATCATGGAGTGCAGGTTTCCAGCTATGTAGGCTCCTGTGGTCATCTTAATGCATAGTTTCTTGGACATCATGGCGTGGTactgcagtgggttgcagatggccataAAGCGATCATAGGCCATGGCTGCCAGGAGGAAGCAGTCTGCAGTTTCggcaaagcagaaaaaataaaattgtgccatGCATTCATACAGGGAAATAATTCTGCTCTTAGAGAAGAAATTCTCTAGCATCTTTGGGGTAATGGCACAAGAACAACAGGAATCCATCAGAGCAAGATTACTCAGAAAGATGTACATTGGCGTGTGAAGATGACGCTCTGTAACTGTCAGTGCCACCAGACCAAGGTTTCCCACCATGGTGATCAGATAGATGGTAAGGAACacgagaaacagaaaaatcttcaGTTGTGGGTTGTCTGTCAATTCTGTGAGGATAAACTCTGTTGTCATAGTGTGGTTATCCCAAGTCATAGCTAATTTGTTGTGACTGGAACTATGGAGATATAAGAttctaatttggaaaatatatggaTTATTGAGACAGAAAGAAAGTGGGATGCACAAGTAGATAaggctctccctctgcccttgtTGGATTTCTGACCAATGTTCCTTAATGACTTCTTTGGTGGTCCTTACAGAAATGCTTAGCCACCACTTCCACAAATTGAGTCCATTTTGAAGACGATTCTACAAAGAGGATTGTCAAAAgtcataatttaaaagaattaaggataattttacagaatatttttaaatgtgttaattcTGAAGACGATTCTACAAAGAGAATTACCAAaactcatcatttttaaaaattaatgttattatCCAAAGTATgtaaaactcatacaactcaatgaaaAAAGTACGAATATTCAGATtaagaaatggacagaagaactGAAAAGATGTTCTTACAAAAGCTATCCAAGTGGGCAACAGACCTATGAAAAGATGTACAGCACCACTAatccttagagaaatgcaagtaaaaaccaTGAGGTATTACCTGACACATGTCAGAGTGCTTGTCATCAAGAAGACAATAGGTTAACAATATTGCCTAGTATGTGGAGAATAGAGAATGTGGGGGAAAATcgtggtgggaaagtaaattgctTCACTCATGATAGATTaaatagaggttaccaggggctcTAGATATCGGAATATAGGAGAGAGAGTGTTCATGGTGCATACTTGCAACTAATAGGCAAATAAGTCTGGGAGATCGACTGTGGTGAATATAAATAATATGGTActataatcatcaaaactgtTAAGAGACTAGATCTCAATTATTCCCACcctaagaagaaatggaaattacaTGATATGATAGGGTGTTAGCTAATGCTGCAATTGGAACTATATTATCATCTACAATTTTATCAAATCAACATGTGATAAAACCTTAGACCTATGCAATgttatatatcaaatattttcaataatttatacattataaaaaaattagtatttcttaTCTGAGTTGAATgatctatttttatgtttctaagaaAATTATGTAAGATTTTCTGAAGTATGTTGCAGTGGATTCAAAgctaataaaatgaagtttaCCTTTATACTTAAGGTTTCTagcatttagaaaaatagaaaacccttcaaatcttaatccatttttgagaagcaattttaattttctttaagagGCTAACTTCTATCATTATTTAGTGATCTACTAGTACAATTGAGTGTTATGTCTTATTACATGAATTCCATTTtgagtatgttttgtttttccataatcaaatattaaaataaagaccctggctgaaaattttatttgtttattttaaaatattaaatgttaaccACTCTAATTATTCCACTAAGCAAGTTCCTGAATTATTTAACACAGTAAGTTTGTGTCCTTACCTGTGTGTTCAGCTCTAAATTATAATCAGATAAGGT
This genomic window from Sus scrofa isolate TJ Tabasco breed Duroc unplaced genomic scaffold, Sscrofa11.1 Contig2500, whole genome shotgun sequence contains:
- the LOC100737033 gene encoding olfactory receptor 5K1-like; translated protein: MTWDNHTMTTEFILTELTDNPQLKIFLFLVFLTIYLITMVGNLGLVALTVTERHLHTPMYIFLSNLALMDSCCSCAITPKMLENFFSKSRIISLYECMAQFYFFCFAETADCFLLAAMAYDRFMAICNPLQYHAMMSKKLCIKMTTGAYIAGNLHSMIHVGLLFRLTFCGRHQIHHFFCDIVPLIRLSCVDPYINELMMFILSGSIQTFTITIVIMSYLCILFIIFNMKSNKGRGKALSTCASHFLSVSIFYGCLLFMYIRPNSVKEENKDIPVSVFYTIVIPLLNPFIYSLRNKEVLKVMKQIRKMS